A genome region from Urocitellus parryii isolate mUroPar1 chromosome X, mUroPar1.hap1, whole genome shotgun sequence includes the following:
- the LOC113192494 gene encoding LOW QUALITY PROTEIN: NACHT, LRR and PYD domains-containing protein 12 (The sequence of the model RefSeq protein was modified relative to this genomic sequence to represent the inferred CDS: substituted 1 base at 1 genomic stop codon): MEHVFNPNEEGFSSSRTLVLQGCAETGKTAMVPKFMFDWAAGMVTPGRFDYLIYVSCREISHTNNLSAVDLITNIFQDIKGPILDIILLYPEKLLFILDGFSELQYHGGDQEEDLTDNPQERKPVEILLCSLVKKNFPESSLLITARLTAMKKLHSLLKQPIQAEVLXFTDAEKRAYFLSQFSGANAAMKIFYGDVNVYTFLHFSFQEFLTAVFYALKTDRKMIFFVMWEKHGKKYSNNMEKGFHHQ, encoded by the exons ATGGAACATGTATTTAATCCTAATGAAGAAGGTTTCAGCTCATCCAGAACTCTGGTGCTTCAGGGATGTGCTGAGACTGGGAAAACAGCTATGGTTCCCAAATTCATGTTTGACTGGGCAGCAGGAATGGTCACTCCAGGCAGATTTGACTATCTCATTTATGTCAGTTGCAGAGAAATCAGCCACACTAATAATCTTAGTGCTGTTGACCTGATCACTAACATATTTCAAGACATAAAGGGACCAATCCTGGACATTATACTTCTATATCCAGAGAAACTTCTATTTATTCTTGATGGATTTTCTGAGCTGCAATACCATGGGGGTGACCAAGAAGAGGATCTTACTGATAATCCCCAGGAGAGGAAGCCAGTAGAGATACTCTTGTGCAGTTTGGTGAAGAAAAACTTTCCTGAATCCTCTCTCCTAATAACTGCCCGGCTCACAGCCATGAAGAAACTCCACTCTCTGTTAAAGCAACCTATCCAGGCAGAAGTCCTATAGTTTACAGATGCTGAAAAAAGAGCATATTTCTTGAGTCAGTTTTCAGGTGCTAATGCAGCTATGAAAATCTTCTATG gagatgTCAATGTCTATACTTTTCTTCACTTCAGTTTCCAAGAATTCCTGACTGCTGTGTTCTATGCCCTGAAGACTgacagaaaaatgatattttttgtcATGTGGGAAAAACATGGCAAGAAATATTCCAACAATATGGAAAAGGGTTTTCATCACCAATGA